The following are from one region of the Marinomonas sp. CT5 genome:
- a CDS encoding VOC family protein gives MLNIAHVHHIAIICSNYAVSKHFYNEILGFPIIKETYRETRQSYKLDLAINKQQQIELFSFPSAPPRPSHPEAQGLRHLAFAVEDLEDCIKHLNEEGVTTENIRLDELTGKRFTFFADPDGLPLELYEQ, from the coding sequence ATGCTCAATATTGCTCATGTTCATCACATCGCTATCATCTGTTCTAATTATGCTGTTTCTAAACATTTCTATAATGAAATCCTTGGCTTTCCAATTATCAAAGAAACCTACCGGGAAACTCGGCAGTCTTATAAATTGGATCTTGCTATTAACAAGCAACAGCAGATTGAGCTTTTCTCATTTCCATCAGCCCCACCCAGACCATCTCATCCTGAAGCTCAAGGGTTGAGACATCTCGCATTTGCCGTAGAAGATTTAGAAGACTGTATTAAGCATTTAAACGAAGAAGGTGTTACAACAGAAAACATTCGATTGGATGAGTTAACAGGAAAGCGATTTACTTTTTTTGCAGATCCTGATGGTCTACCTCTAGAACTTTATGAACAATAA
- a CDS encoding L-threonylcarbamoyladenylate synthase, with product MSQFFQIHPENPQVRLIKQAAEVMRNGGVIAYPTDCGYSLGCHLGDKNAQDRIRAIRRLDDKHNFTLVCRDLSEISTYARFDNHLYRLLKNNTPGPYTFIFNATSEVPRRLMHPKRKTIGIRIPNNQIVSALLEELGEPIMSVSLILPGETDPMTDPYDIRDTLEHALDLVIDGGFCGLEPTTVVKMDADNVEVVRVGAGDPAPFK from the coding sequence TTGAGTCAATTTTTTCAGATACACCCAGAAAATCCACAGGTGCGATTAATAAAGCAGGCCGCTGAAGTCATGCGCAATGGTGGTGTTATTGCTTATCCGACAGATTGTGGGTATTCACTTGGCTGTCATCTAGGTGATAAAAACGCACAAGATAGAATTCGTGCAATTCGTCGCTTAGATGATAAACATAATTTTACTTTGGTGTGTCGAGACCTGTCTGAAATTTCTACTTATGCACGTTTTGATAATCATCTTTATCGCTTATTAAAAAATAATACACCAGGCCCTTATACCTTTATTTTTAATGCGACTTCAGAAGTGCCGAGACGCTTGATGCACCCAAAGAGAAAAACCATTGGTATTCGAATTCCAAATAACCAAATTGTTTCGGCGTTATTAGAAGAGCTTGGCGAACCTATTATGAGTGTGTCTCTTATTTTGCCGGGAGAAACTGACCCTATGACAGATCCATATGATATTCGTGATACTTTGGAGCATGCGCTAGATTTAGTGATTGATGGTGGTTTTTGTGGACTAGAGCCAACGACGGTTGTCAAAATGGATGCCGATAATGTCGAGGTAGTTCGTGTTGGTGCCGGTGATCCAGCACCTTTTAAGTAA
- a CDS encoding peroxiredoxin — protein sequence MSILVGKKAPDFTVPAVLADGQIVDSFNLAETIKGKYAIVFFYPLDFTFVCPSEIIAMSHRMEKFREMGVEVIGVSIDSHFTHNAWRNTPVDQGGIGAVEYTLAADMDHEIAKAYGIESEGGDSYYPAGVAMRASFVIDQKGIVRSQVVNDEPIGRNMDELVRIVDALQFFEENGQVCPAGWNKGDKGMNTSPEGVASYLAENSKSL from the coding sequence ATGTCTATTTTAGTTGGTAAAAAAGCGCCAGATTTTACAGTTCCAGCTGTTCTAGCTGATGGTCAAATTGTTGATTCATTCAATCTTGCTGAAACAATCAAAGGTAAATACGCAATCGTGTTCTTCTATCCATTAGATTTCACATTCGTATGTCCATCAGAAATTATTGCGATGTCTCACCGCATGGAAAAATTCCGTGAAATGGGTGTAGAAGTTATCGGTGTATCTATTGACTCTCACTTCACTCACAACGCATGGCGCAATACGCCAGTGGATCAAGGTGGTATCGGTGCAGTAGAATACACTCTAGCAGCTGATATGGACCATGAAATTGCGAAAGCTTACGGCATTGAGTCCGAAGGTGGTGATTCTTACTACCCAGCTGGTGTTGCAATGCGTGCCTCTTTTGTTATTGACCAAAAAGGTATTGTTCGTTCACAAGTGGTAAACGATGAGCCAATTGGTCGTAACATGGATGAATTGGTTCGTATTGTTGATGCGCTACAATTCTTCGAAGAAAATGGTCAAGTGTGCCCAGCTGGTTGGAACAAAGGCGATAAAGGTATGAACACTTCTCCAGAAGGTGTTGCATCTTACCTAGCTGAAAATTCTAAATCTCTATAA
- the grxD gene encoding Grx4 family monothiol glutaredoxin has translation MSNTIETIKEQISSNDILLYMKGNPRAPQCGFSSQAVQALMSCGERFAFVNILENPDIRAELPKFANWPTFPQLWVKGELVGGCDIIVEMAANGELQTLVKEAAGSSEE, from the coding sequence ATGAGTAATACAATCGAAACAATTAAAGAGCAGATTAGTAGTAACGACATTTTGTTGTACATGAAAGGCAACCCTCGTGCTCCACAGTGTGGCTTTTCATCCCAAGCCGTTCAAGCGCTGATGTCTTGTGGTGAGCGTTTTGCTTTTGTGAATATTTTGGAGAATCCAGATATTCGTGCAGAATTACCAAAATTTGCAAACTGGCCGACTTTTCCACAGCTTTGGGTAAAAGGTGAATTAGTTGGAGGATGCGATATCATAGTGGAGATGGCTGCTAACGGTGAATTACAAACACTGGTTAAAGAAGCGGCTGGTTCTTCTGAAGAATAA
- the argF gene encoding ornithine carbamoyltransferase, which translates to MSPRHFLTLKDLSSDELKQLLLRASELKKIHHEGTLFQPLKNRVLAMIFEKSSTRTRVSFEAGMAQFGGHAMFLSSRDTQLGRGEPVEDSARVISSMVDAVMIRTFDHKTVETFAKYSSVPVINALTDDFHPCQLLADMQTYQEHRGSIEGKKVVWVGDGNNMCNSYINAAELLNFHLVVACPVGYEPPADLVAEHADRVTVLHDAHQAAEGADLIVTDVFASMGQEDEQEQRLKDFEGFQVNSELMAKANSDALFMHCLPAHRGEEVTADVIDRPDSVVWDEAENRLHAQKALLEFLLCG; encoded by the coding sequence GTGTCGCCAAGACATTTTCTTACTCTGAAGGATTTATCTTCCGACGAGTTAAAACAATTACTACTACGAGCTTCAGAGCTAAAGAAAATACATCATGAAGGCACCTTATTTCAGCCGCTGAAGAATCGAGTCTTAGCGATGATTTTTGAAAAGTCATCCACTCGAACTCGAGTTTCTTTCGAGGCTGGAATGGCTCAATTTGGCGGTCACGCAATGTTTCTGTCATCTCGAGACACTCAATTAGGACGTGGCGAGCCGGTAGAAGACAGTGCTCGCGTCATTTCTAGCATGGTCGATGCGGTAATGATCAGAACCTTTGACCACAAAACAGTTGAAACCTTTGCTAAGTACTCTTCTGTGCCAGTTATTAATGCACTGACCGACGACTTCCATCCATGCCAGCTACTTGCAGATATGCAAACTTATCAGGAGCATCGTGGCTCTATTGAAGGCAAAAAAGTCGTTTGGGTTGGCGATGGTAACAACATGTGTAATTCTTACATTAACGCGGCCGAATTGCTGAATTTTCATCTGGTTGTCGCCTGCCCAGTTGGTTATGAACCACCTGCTGATTTAGTTGCAGAACATGCTGACCGAGTAACCGTACTTCATGATGCTCATCAAGCTGCGGAAGGAGCAGACCTCATCGTCACAGATGTATTTGCCTCAATGGGCCAAGAAGATGAGCAAGAACAACGCCTGAAAGACTTTGAAGGCTTCCAAGTGAATAGCGAACTGATGGCTAAAGCCAATTCGGACGCTTTATTCATGCACTGTCTTCCAGCCCACCGAGGCGAGGAAGTCACTGCTGATGTTATTGATCGTCCAGACAGTGTCGTCTGGGATGAAGCTGAAAACCGTTTACATGCACAAAAAGCACTACTTGAATTTTTGCTTTGCGGCTAG
- a CDS encoding response regulator, with product MSVDDNQTILIVEDDERLALLTQEYLQKNGFEVGIEPDGRKAISRIVSEQPSLVILDLMLPGADGFTVCRSVRNDYKGPILMLTARSDDVDQILGLEIGADDYVSKPAKPRVLLARVQSLLRRSTQDVDLTLDLSKEEPNLTFGPLKIDNSRREAWLEGEEIELTSAEFDLLWLLSSNAGRILSREEIFGELRGIEYDGQDRSVDVRISRIRSKIGDDPIHPRRIKTIRSKGYLFVKEV from the coding sequence ATGAGCGTAGATGACAACCAAACTATTTTGATTGTTGAGGACGATGAGCGATTAGCCCTGCTCACTCAAGAGTATTTGCAGAAAAATGGCTTTGAAGTGGGGATTGAACCTGATGGTCGTAAGGCTATCTCTCGTATAGTTTCGGAGCAACCTTCTCTTGTTATTTTAGATCTTATGCTGCCTGGTGCGGATGGCTTTACAGTATGTAGAAGTGTTCGTAATGATTACAAAGGCCCTATCTTGATGTTAACGGCTCGAAGTGACGATGTAGATCAGATTTTGGGCTTAGAAATTGGTGCCGATGATTATGTTTCTAAGCCAGCGAAGCCGAGAGTTTTGCTCGCACGCGTGCAATCCCTATTACGTCGCAGTACACAAGATGTCGACTTGACTTTGGATCTTTCTAAAGAAGAGCCTAATTTGACATTTGGGCCTTTGAAAATTGACAATTCTCGTCGTGAAGCTTGGTTAGAAGGCGAAGAAATTGAACTTACCAGTGCGGAATTTGATTTGTTGTGGCTTCTTTCTAGCAATGCCGGACGCATATTGAGTAGAGAAGAGATTTTTGGTGAATTGCGTGGTATTGAATACGATGGCCAAGATCGCTCCGTTGATGTTCGAATTTCACGTATACGCTCTAAAATAGGTGATGACCCCATTCATCCACGTCGTATCAAAACCATTCGTAGCAAAGGCTATTTGTTTGTAAAAGAAGTGTAA
- a CDS encoding YitT family protein yields the protein MKTTHRWLSIIEGCLLVALGLHILNSAGLLISGTAGVGMILLRVTDLSFGQLFFLLNMPFYILSWYALGRDFTLRTFASISLLSVLSELIKAHVHLSIHPILSAALGGLLVGFGLIILFRHNASLGGLNILSVYLERRFRIHASRTTLVADIGILIAAFVFLDLADLGYSLLAFLLLSSVVGRYHRPPKWAQTALLDSK from the coding sequence ATGAAAACAACGCATCGTTGGCTCTCTATTATAGAAGGCTGTCTACTTGTTGCCTTAGGGTTACATATTTTGAACTCTGCAGGACTACTCATTAGCGGTACTGCTGGTGTGGGAATGATTTTACTGCGGGTAACGGACTTGTCTTTTGGTCAGTTATTTTTCTTACTCAATATGCCTTTTTATATCTTATCTTGGTACGCATTAGGGCGAGATTTCACACTGCGTACTTTCGCAAGTATTAGTTTGCTTTCTGTTCTGTCGGAGTTAATAAAAGCGCATGTTCACTTGTCTATTCATCCGATTTTGTCTGCCGCATTAGGTGGCTTACTGGTTGGTTTTGGGTTGATCATTTTGTTTCGTCATAACGCTTCTCTAGGTGGATTAAATATTTTATCCGTGTATCTAGAGAGGCGCTTTCGTATTCATGCTAGTAGAACAACTTTGGTTGCGGATATTGGTATCTTAATTGCGGCGTTTGTCTTTTTGGATTTGGCAGATTTAGGTTATTCGTTATTAGCTTTTTTACTATTAAGTTCAGTTGTTGGTCGATATCACCGACCACCAAAGTGGGCACAAACCGCGTTACTCGATTCAAAATAA
- a CDS encoding LysR family transcriptional regulator, which yields MSIIEVRHLKTLTALRETGSLVEAAERVHLTQSALSHQLKDLEEKLGCPLFIRKTKPVRFTSAGLRLLQLADDVLLSFRSAQRDIQRFAEGESGRLHIAIECHSCYEWLMPTIDHFREHWPDVELDLSTAFGFMPLPALARGDLDLVVTSDPQDIPNIEYIPLFQYESQVALSRHHALAKKEFLTPEDFEKETLITYPVEPERLDIFKHFLTPADVSPAKIRHSELTLMMMQLVASGRGVCCLPNWALTEYTNRQYVITKSLGEEGVWCKLYLAIRKDQRENAYMEDLISTASKTCFKNLKGILAPEL from the coding sequence ATGAGCATAATTGAAGTTAGGCATTTAAAAACACTGACCGCACTAAGAGAAACAGGCAGTTTAGTTGAAGCCGCCGAACGAGTTCACTTAACGCAATCTGCCCTGTCACACCAGCTCAAAGATCTAGAAGAAAAGCTAGGCTGCCCTCTTTTCATTAGGAAAACCAAACCAGTCCGATTCACTAGTGCCGGGTTACGCTTATTACAATTAGCTGATGATGTGCTCTTATCCTTTCGCTCAGCACAACGAGATATCCAGCGCTTCGCTGAAGGTGAGAGTGGCCGATTACACATAGCGATTGAATGCCATAGTTGTTATGAATGGCTTATGCCCACCATTGACCACTTTCGTGAGCATTGGCCGGATGTTGAACTTGATCTCTCTACTGCTTTTGGTTTCATGCCCTTACCAGCATTAGCTCGTGGCGATTTAGACCTTGTTGTTACCTCTGACCCACAGGATATTCCCAATATTGAATACATTCCTTTATTTCAATATGAGTCACAAGTTGCTTTGTCTAGACATCACGCTCTAGCCAAAAAAGAATTTCTAACTCCCGAAGATTTCGAAAAGGAAACACTCATCACCTATCCTGTAGAGCCAGAAAGACTTGATATTTTCAAACACTTTTTAACACCTGCAGATGTATCGCCGGCTAAAATTCGCCATAGCGAATTAACACTCATGATGATGCAACTTGTGGCCAGTGGGCGAGGGGTATGCTGTTTACCAAATTGGGCACTAACTGAGTACACCAACCGACAGTATGTCATTACCAAATCTCTAGGTGAAGAAGGTGTTTGGTGTAAGTTATATTTAGCTATCAGAAAAGATCAGCGAGAGAACGCCTATATGGAAGATTTAATTTCTACGGCCTCAAAAACTTGCTTTAAAAACTTAAAAGGAATTTTAGCGCCAGAGCTTTAA
- a CDS encoding DUF1499 domain-containing protein: MVRWIVALIVVLLAGFFIYVFLNNKLPEGLGVADGTLKSCPTSPNCVSTQALEDDVEHFAEPIVYKGKRKNTQLKIESFMLNKGNARIVSSYLGYVHFEVKSKLFGFIDDVEFYLPEADSVVHVRSASRVGYSDFGVNRKRVRQIQDLLVD, encoded by the coding sequence ATGGTTCGCTGGATAGTGGCATTAATCGTTGTATTACTCGCAGGTTTTTTTATTTATGTCTTTTTAAATAATAAGCTGCCAGAAGGGCTTGGTGTAGCTGATGGCACGCTAAAGTCCTGTCCTACTTCACCGAACTGTGTTTCAACTCAAGCGCTTGAGGATGATGTTGAACACTTTGCTGAGCCTATAGTCTATAAGGGCAAACGAAAAAATACGCAGCTTAAAATCGAATCTTTTATGTTGAATAAAGGGAATGCTCGTATTGTGAGTAGCTATTTAGGCTACGTTCATTTTGAAGTGAAAAGCAAACTGTTTGGTTTTATTGATGATGTTGAATTTTATTTACCAGAGGCCGATAGTGTTGTGCATGTTCGTTCTGCTTCACGAGTTGGTTATTCCGATTTCGGTGTAAATCGTAAGAGAGTTAGACAAATTCAAGATCTTCTAGTAGATTGA
- a CDS encoding LysR family transcriptional regulator, with protein sequence MNINKIDLNLLIYLDVLLRECNVTRSATQLNITQPAMSNGLKRLRDLLSDPLLVRTSEGMKPTEKALRLQPIVRKVLLELEEALQPEADFNESISTRVFRIMASDYAASTVIPRLLNRLREYAPGITLDIMTPSDVTFHDVEAGKIDMAINRFEELPQSFHQKSVWFDTFVCMMSSKNPIKNHFNIDAYLEAQHIWVSKTGFGVGVGMDPNDVQKLGWVDEALQALDHKRSIRVFTRSYHTAMHLALEQDLIATLPKKVAMVNRKNPDLVILDPPFDIPEIELKMIWSPLLHHDASHIWFRRQVIDVANELKAQAK encoded by the coding sequence ATGAATATTAATAAAATTGATCTTAATCTTCTTATTTATCTCGATGTATTACTACGAGAATGCAACGTCACACGTTCTGCGACCCAGCTAAATATTACCCAGCCTGCCATGAGCAATGGCTTAAAAAGATTGAGGGATTTGTTAAGTGACCCTCTACTCGTTCGTACCAGCGAAGGTATGAAACCAACAGAAAAAGCACTTCGTCTACAACCCATTGTCCGTAAAGTCTTATTAGAACTAGAAGAAGCCCTTCAACCTGAAGCTGACTTTAACGAAAGTATCAGTACTCGCGTATTTCGAATAATGGCAAGTGATTACGCCGCCTCTACAGTGATTCCGAGACTACTAAATCGTTTACGTGAATACGCACCAGGCATAACACTGGACATCATGACACCAAGCGATGTGACTTTTCATGATGTAGAAGCTGGCAAGATTGATATGGCAATCAACCGATTTGAGGAACTGCCACAGTCTTTCCACCAAAAGAGCGTCTGGTTTGATACTTTTGTCTGCATGATGAGTTCAAAAAACCCCATCAAAAATCACTTTAATATTGATGCTTATTTGGAAGCGCAGCATATTTGGGTCAGTAAAACAGGGTTTGGCGTTGGTGTTGGCATGGACCCAAACGACGTGCAAAAACTAGGCTGGGTCGATGAGGCGCTTCAAGCCCTTGATCACAAACGCAGTATTCGTGTGTTCACTAGAAGCTATCACACTGCTATGCATCTGGCTCTTGAGCAAGACCTTATTGCCACTCTTCCCAAAAAAGTTGCCATGGTGAATAGAAAAAACCCAGACCTAGTGATTCTTGATCCGCCATTTGATATTCCAGAGATCGAACTAAAAATGATTTGGAGCCCTCTTCTACACCATGATGCCAGTCACATTTGGTTTCGAAGACAAGTTATTGATGTAGCAAATGAATTAAAAGCACAAGCCAAATAA
- the rluB gene encoding 23S rRNA pseudouridine(2605) synthase RluB produces MDEKLQKVLARAGQGSRREMENRIREGRVLVNGEVATLGDRVSTKDTITIDGYTIVATEAGENRRVIIYNKPEGEVCTRKDPEGRPTVFDKLPKLRGERWIAVGRLDINTSGLLLFTTDGELANRLMHPSTEIDREYLVRVMGEVTDENLAALKKGVILDDGVAKFTDIVDGGGEGINRWFYVCLMEGRNREVRRLWESQGVKVNRLKRVRFGPVFLPSKAKVGRWVEMEETDVNSLCAMVDLKLSELKPKTQQEKLELKRHKNKATAGGARRTPAKGFDWQSNDKPEFKPKKPGKRSFR; encoded by the coding sequence ATGGACGAGAAGTTACAAAAAGTATTAGCGAGAGCGGGTCAAGGTTCACGCCGTGAAATGGAAAACCGCATCCGTGAAGGTCGAGTGTTGGTTAATGGTGAGGTTGCAACGTTAGGCGATCGAGTAAGCACTAAAGACACCATTACCATAGATGGTTATACCATTGTTGCGACAGAAGCGGGTGAAAACCGTCGCGTTATTATTTACAACAAACCAGAAGGCGAAGTCTGTACTCGTAAAGACCCAGAAGGTCGACCAACTGTGTTTGATAAATTACCAAAGTTGCGTGGTGAGCGATGGATTGCCGTAGGTCGTTTGGACATTAATACGTCTGGATTGTTGCTATTTACTACAGATGGTGAATTGGCAAATCGCTTGATGCACCCTTCGACTGAGATTGACCGAGAGTATCTTGTTCGAGTGATGGGGGAAGTCACGGATGAAAACTTAGCCGCGCTTAAAAAAGGCGTGATTTTGGATGATGGCGTTGCTAAGTTTACCGACATTGTTGATGGTGGTGGCGAAGGTATTAACCGTTGGTTTTATGTTTGTTTGATGGAAGGTCGTAACCGTGAGGTTCGTCGCTTGTGGGAATCTCAAGGTGTCAAAGTGAATCGTTTGAAGCGTGTTCGTTTTGGTCCTGTTTTCTTACCGTCTAAAGCAAAAGTTGGCCGTTGGGTTGAAATGGAAGAGACAGATGTAAACTCCTTATGTGCGATGGTTGATCTAAAATTATCGGAGCTAAAACCAAAAACTCAGCAAGAGAAATTAGAGCTGAAGCGTCATAAAAACAAAGCGACTGCTGGTGGCGCCCGTCGTACACCTGCCAAGGGATTTGATTGGCAGAGCAATGATAAACCTGAGTTTAAGCCTAAAAAACCAGGTAAAAGGTCATTTCGTTAA
- a CDS encoding LysR substrate-binding domain-containing protein — protein MRITLRQLQIFEAVVHTGSVTAAAEMVSISQPAASQALRELEALLGRPLFRRHGKRLQITPQARHLLPQARAVLSQIEQIESMGNEDELSGSLHLAASVSVGNYLLPKQMSLFKKQHPNIRFNLDIGNTQSVIQQLLTGKAEVGFIEGYCQHAELMTQVWLKDELVVFGSAEEERPENLSWEDLKEANWVMREAGSGTRNILEQATAAHIPQLNVALSLAHMEAVKQAVIHQMGLGCLSRMAISQELNSGLIRLYDTPLALNRNLLIVTPKNTALTQNAQRFIDLCCGVPILTGLSPSSVT, from the coding sequence ATGAGAATCACACTTAGACAATTACAAATATTTGAAGCCGTTGTTCATACAGGGTCAGTAACAGCCGCAGCAGAAATGGTCTCTATTAGCCAACCTGCTGCAAGTCAGGCCCTAAGAGAACTCGAAGCTTTATTAGGTCGTCCACTCTTTCGTCGGCATGGCAAGCGCTTACAGATTACACCTCAGGCAAGACACCTTCTCCCCCAAGCTCGTGCTGTTCTCAGTCAAATTGAGCAGATTGAAAGCATGGGCAATGAAGATGAACTGAGTGGCTCTCTACATTTGGCAGCCAGTGTCAGTGTGGGGAACTATCTTCTACCAAAGCAAATGTCTTTATTCAAAAAACAACACCCTAACATTCGTTTTAATTTAGACATCGGAAATACTCAAAGCGTTATTCAGCAATTGCTAACAGGCAAAGCCGAAGTGGGTTTCATTGAAGGCTATTGTCAACATGCCGAGTTAATGACCCAAGTTTGGCTAAAAGATGAGTTAGTAGTATTTGGCTCTGCCGAAGAAGAGCGTCCTGAGAACTTGTCGTGGGAAGATTTGAAAGAAGCCAATTGGGTGATGCGGGAAGCGGGTTCAGGAACTCGTAATATATTGGAACAAGCGACCGCCGCACACATTCCACAACTCAATGTCGCGTTATCTCTGGCACATATGGAAGCGGTAAAACAAGCGGTTATTCATCAGATGGGATTAGGATGCTTATCGCGAATGGCCATTTCTCAAGAGTTAAATTCAGGCCTTATACGACTCTATGATACACCGCTAGCACTGAATCGTAATTTGCTAATTGTAACGCCCAAAAATACAGCACTTACTCAAAACGCCCAACGTTTTATAGATCTCTGCTGTGGAGTACCAATACTGACAGGGTTGTCACCCTCTTCTGTCACGTAA
- a CDS encoding ATP-binding protein, with translation MRAEMWRLYRHLIFGGVVIVVCCYAVLEFTQIRFGISKVEQLLDLDAEVSSALLLSGVRQTIPESQFTWTTQSSDHFTPSTIASLIEEKQWLKFPDDSYQITFGAHDAPVLTGKIESGSGIFKVDALIRLFLLSNQITYEDKIRLIKSMSCCSLEPISATVTAPLTSISRANGSETEYGFIWRDAGTRKTVYLSLNDNEAFSLGLISVAVVGIGITIMLMLIWRELISLDFKRKTFESITRQIARGRSGLPKGIPDSSGTLKELAYSFDSMSSHIQRLLKVQREMINAISHELRTPIARLRFGLEVMKDEVDDSAAKTIEALEGDIEELNTLVDEVLTYGKLEGGSLALNFKEISISQLVEGILQHNHLLLQHLSVEVNIDESDIVMADEHHLSRALQNLILNAAKYAASMITINFSHDADRWQLDIEDDGPGIAFEDRDKVFIPFQRLDNSRTRASGGYGLGLAIVQKIAFWHGGAVLIDASETGGAKFSLIWSRNQHQNSLS, from the coding sequence ATGCGAGCGGAAATGTGGCGGCTTTATCGACACCTTATCTTTGGTGGTGTTGTCATTGTAGTGTGTTGTTACGCCGTCTTAGAGTTTACTCAAATTCGATTTGGCATATCAAAAGTAGAGCAATTACTCGATTTAGATGCTGAAGTAAGCTCTGCTTTACTGCTTTCTGGGGTTCGTCAAACCATTCCTGAATCTCAATTCACCTGGACTACTCAGTCCTCAGACCATTTTACTCCATCAACCATCGCTTCTCTTATAGAAGAAAAGCAATGGCTGAAATTTCCTGATGATAGTTATCAAATAACCTTTGGTGCGCATGATGCACCCGTTTTAACGGGTAAAATCGAATCGGGGAGTGGTATCTTTAAAGTTGATGCTTTGATCAGGCTTTTTTTGCTAAGTAATCAGATAACTTACGAAGACAAAATTCGCTTAATTAAAAGCATGTCGTGTTGTTCTCTTGAGCCTATTTCCGCAACAGTTACTGCGCCATTAACAAGCATTTCCCGAGCGAATGGTAGTGAAACGGAATATGGTTTTATTTGGCGAGATGCAGGAACGCGAAAGACTGTTTATTTATCATTAAATGATAATGAGGCATTCTCTTTAGGACTTATTTCAGTAGCGGTTGTTGGGATTGGTATCACCATCATGTTGATGCTTATCTGGAGGGAGCTTATTTCACTTGATTTTAAGCGTAAGACGTTTGAAAGCATCACTCGCCAGATTGCTCGTGGTAGGAGTGGTTTACCTAAAGGCATTCCTGATAGCAGTGGTACATTAAAAGAACTAGCGTATTCATTTGATTCCATGTCTTCTCATATTCAGAGGTTGCTGAAAGTCCAGCGCGAAATGATAAACGCTATTTCTCATGAGCTTAGGACTCCAATTGCTCGTTTGCGTTTTGGTTTGGAGGTTATGAAGGATGAAGTGGATGATAGTGCAGCTAAGACCATAGAAGCATTGGAAGGTGATATTGAAGAGCTGAATACGCTCGTTGATGAGGTATTAACGTACGGCAAACTGGAAGGTGGGTCGTTAGCACTTAACTTCAAAGAAATTTCAATTTCGCAGCTGGTTGAGGGGATTTTACAGCATAATCATTTGTTGCTTCAGCATTTGAGTGTCGAGGTTAATATTGATGAATCAGATATTGTAATGGCTGATGAGCATCATTTAAGTCGAGCTTTACAAAACCTGATATTAAACGCAGCAAAATATGCCGCCAGTATGATAACAATCAATTTCTCTCATGATGCAGATCGATGGCAATTGGATATTGAAGATGATGGTCCAGGTATTGCTTTTGAAGATAGGGATAAGGTTTTCATACCTTTTCAACGCCTAGATAATAGCCGTACCCGGGCTTCAGGTGGTTACGGGCTTGGTTTAGCCATCGTTCAAAAAATAGCTTTCTGGCATGGTGGAGCTGTTTTGATTGATGCGAGTGAGACCGGTGGTGCTAAGTTTAGTTTGATTTGGTCGCGTAATCAGCATCAGAACTCTTTGTCCTGA